A window of Thermovirga lienii DSM 17291 contains these coding sequences:
- a CDS encoding YidE/YbjL duplication domain-containing protein (PFAM: Predicted Permease Membrane Region~COGs: COG2985 permease~InterPro IPR006512~KEGG: aoe:Clos_0433 YidE/YbjL duplication~PFAM: YidE/YbjL duplication domain-containing protein~SPTR: YidE/YbjL duplication), which translates to MGSSSCIVTIFLVVVAAFAGNHLGKLNVGKFSLGESGALVAGMTLSLFLRNYSLLIPSWLIKISLIFFIATVGLIAGKKIQTVIKSHGFKFALLGLSITFIGALTSYIVVLTLPTLSKGHAAGTYVGALTSSPGLASALESATDYGKIMGSNYSADVGVKSKFVCKFPLADKITPF; encoded by the coding sequence ATGGGCTCTTCAAGTTGCATAGTTACCATTTTTCTGGTTGTAGTCGCTGCCTTTGCAGGTAACCACCTCGGTAAGCTAAACGTTGGGAAATTTAGTCTTGGGGAATCTGGTGCGTTGGTAGCAGGCATGACCTTGTCTCTTTTTCTAAGAAACTATTCCCTCTTGATACCCTCGTGGCTTATAAAGATAAGCCTCATATTTTTCATAGCTACAGTGGGTCTTATTGCAGGCAAAAAGATACAAACAGTAATTAAAAGCCACGGCTTCAAGTTCGCTCTTTTGGGTTTATCGATAACGTTTATTGGCGCCTTAACCAGTTACATTGTTGTTCTTACACTACCAACTTTATCCAAAGGACATGCTGCAGGAACTTACGTAGGAGCTCTTACAAGCTCCCCTGGATTAGCCTCGGCCTTAGAATCCGCCACTGATTACGGAAAAATTATGGGATCAAACTACTCCGCTGACGTAGGGGTCAAGTCCAAATTTGTGTGTAAATTCCCTCTGGCAGATAAGATCACCCCGTTTTAA